A portion of the Deinococcota bacterium genome contains these proteins:
- the ftsZ gene encoding cell division protein FtsZ produces the protein MDNAVIRVIGLGGGGNNAVNRMIESGLQGVEFIAANTDAQVLATSLADTRVQMGDRLTKGLGAGASPEIGEKAAVEDRDRISEHLVGSDLVFITAGMGGGTGTGSAPIIAEVAREVGALTVAVVTSPFQFEGPKRMRAAEEGLRKLEERVDALIVVENQRLLSALDRKVKLSDAFRVADRVLYHGVKGISDVINMPGLINVDFADVRTLLTGAGTVLMGIGAGSGERLVEEAAKSATHSPLLARGVEGAHQLLINITGSEELTLFDANEIVEKISEATEVEDVNVLFGVTYDDAASDEVRVTVIAAGFDHNPQMKILRPSQLRANAGGRSYDPSNYDIPAFLRYNPEGDK, from the coding sequence ATGGACAACGCAGTTATTCGGGTGATCGGGTTGGGCGGCGGCGGCAACAATGCCGTCAACCGCATGATCGAGTCCGGGCTCCAGGGCGTCGAGTTTATCGCCGCCAACACCGACGCCCAGGTCCTGGCCACCAGCCTGGCCGACACCCGCGTGCAGATGGGCGACCGGCTCACCAAGGGCCTTGGCGCCGGTGCCAGCCCCGAGATAGGCGAAAAGGCCGCCGTCGAGGACCGCGACCGCATTTCCGAGCACCTGGTCGGCTCGGACCTGGTCTTCATCACCGCGGGCATGGGCGGCGGCACCGGCACCGGCAGCGCGCCCATCATCGCCGAGGTGGCCAGGGAAGTGGGCGCCTTGACGGTGGCCGTGGTCACCTCGCCCTTCCAGTTCGAAGGGCCCAAGCGCATGCGCGCCGCCGAGGAGGGCCTGCGCAAACTCGAGGAGCGCGTCGACGCGCTGATCGTCGTCGAGAACCAGCGCCTCCTCTCGGCCCTGGACCGCAAGGTCAAGCTCTCCGACGCCTTTCGCGTCGCCGACCGGGTGCTCTACCACGGCGTCAAGGGCATCAGCGACGTGATCAACATGCCCGGCCTCATCAACGTCGACTTCGCCGACGTGCGCACGCTCCTTACCGGCGCCGGCACGGTCCTGATGGGCATCGGCGCGGGCTCGGGCGAGCGCCTCGTCGAGGAGGCCGCCAAGAGCGCCACCCACAGTCCCCTCCTGGCGCGCGGCGTCGAGGGCGCGCACCAGCTCCTCATCAACATCACCGGCTCCGAGGAGCTCACCCTCTTCGACGCCAACGAGATCGTCGAGAAGATCAGCGAGGCCACCGAGGTCGAGGACGTCAACGTGCTCTTCGGCGTGACCTACGACGATGCGGCCTCGGACGAGGTGCGGGTGACGGTGATCGCGGCGGGCTTCGACCACAACCCGCAGATGAAGATCCTCCGCCCCAGCCAGCTGCGCGCCAACGCCGGCGGCCGGAGCTACGACCCCAGCAACTACGACATTCCCGCCTTCTTGCGCTACAACCCCGAGGGAGACAAGTAG
- the gmd gene encoding GDP-mannose 4,6-dehydratase produces MTKRALITGITGQDGAYLAALLLEKGYTVVGAERRASTRNRQRLDLLGITERIAFADFDLADGGGMIRALDEHQPDEVYNLAAQSFVALSFEQPLMTGDITGLGVARLLEAVRAVNPRIRFYQASSSEMFGKAQAVPQSETTAFHPRSPYGVAKLYGHWITVNYREAYDLHASSGILFNHESPLRGVEFVTRKISLAAARIKRGLQTELRLGNLEAKRDWGYAKEYVEGMWLMLQQDQPGDFVLATGETHTVEDFVAAAFAAAGLTWQDHVVIDPAFMRPAEVDLLLGDPSKARRVLGWQQRTSFDELVRLMVAADLDCVSRQQG; encoded by the coding sequence GTGACAAAGCGCGCGCTCATCACGGGGATTACCGGCCAGGACGGCGCCTATCTCGCCGCCTTGCTGCTCGAGAAGGGCTATACGGTCGTCGGCGCCGAGCGCCGCGCCAGCACCAGGAACCGTCAGCGGCTCGACCTCCTGGGCATCACCGAGAGGATCGCCTTTGCCGACTTCGACCTGGCCGATGGCGGCGGCATGATCCGGGCGCTCGACGAGCACCAGCCCGACGAGGTCTACAACCTGGCCGCGCAGTCTTTCGTGGCGCTGTCCTTTGAGCAACCGCTCATGACCGGCGACATCACCGGCCTGGGCGTGGCGCGGCTGCTCGAGGCGGTCCGCGCGGTGAACCCGCGGATCAGGTTCTATCAGGCCTCGAGCAGCGAGATGTTCGGCAAGGCGCAGGCCGTTCCGCAGAGCGAGACCACCGCCTTCCACCCGCGCAGCCCTTACGGCGTCGCCAAGCTCTACGGCCACTGGATCACCGTCAACTACCGCGAGGCTTACGACCTGCACGCCTCTTCGGGCATCCTCTTCAACCACGAGAGCCCGCTGCGCGGCGTCGAGTTCGTCACCAGGAAGATCAGCCTGGCCGCCGCCCGCATCAAGCGCGGCCTGCAAACGGAACTTCGCCTGGGCAACTTGGAGGCCAAGCGCGACTGGGGCTACGCCAAGGAGTACGTCGAGGGCATGTGGCTCATGCTGCAGCAAGACCAACCGGGTGACTTCGTCCTCGCCACCGGGGAAACCCACACCGTGGAGGACTTCGTCGCCGCGGCCTTCGCCGCCGCCGGGCTCACCTGGCAAGACCACGTGGTCATCGACCCGGCCTTCATGAGACCCGCCGAGGTCGATCTGCTCCTGGGCGACCCGAGCAAGGCCAGGCGCGTGCTGGGCTGGCAACAGCGGACCAGCTTCGACGAGCTCGTCCGCCTGATGGTCGCAGCGGACCTCGACTGCGTATCGCGCCAGCAGGGCTGA